A genomic region of Dactylococcopsis salina PCC 8305 contains the following coding sequences:
- a CDS encoding TolC family protein, whose product MLTFRHLFGVSAGAVIALGYAGTATAQNLVSLADSNAAREPVFDTATVSAESLDEPLVKTQPSVTDLQAENLEIASESELVRFSDHSQKENNQEIVETRVIELAQSSEQNRLEDYDEPLEPVEDTEELNPSSNPLNFPTNAEEVRVDGVIPITLEQAIQLARQNNQTFKEARLNLNQAEDQLQEALAAEFPTLSLQTDLQRSTSASNEIRASGGGFGATDGVTTDLNATLQLNYNLYTGGQRPAQIRLSESQVRTQELALEQVAEQLRFDVTDAYYGVQQADSQVEIARAAVSDAEQSLRDAELLEEAGLGTRFDVLQAEVQLANEEQNLTRALSQQRIRRRELVEVLGLGQQIEVTAATPPEVAGTWDLSLEESIVRAYQNRSELEQQLEQKEIGEANQNIALANIKPNVSLFTRYNVRDIIDDGSGTGTGTGDGLAIGAQLQWTLYDGGQARARAEQAKEDVAIAENRFDQIRNQIRREVEQAFYNLEANEQNIDTATIAVEQAEESLRLARLRFQAGVGTQTDVINAQSELTRARGNLLTAIIDYNRSLAALQRAVSNLPDGRLFDTP is encoded by the coding sequence ATGTTAACCTTTCGTCATTTATTTGGTGTGAGTGCTGGTGCGGTAATTGCTTTGGGTTATGCGGGAACAGCCACCGCTCAAAATTTAGTTTCCCTTGCTGATTCTAATGCAGCTAGGGAACCAGTGTTTGATACAGCCACTGTCTCCGCAGAATCGTTGGATGAACCGCTTGTTAAGACACAACCCAGTGTTACCGATTTACAAGCCGAAAATTTAGAAATTGCTTCTGAAAGTGAATTAGTTCGATTTTCAGACCACTCCCAAAAGGAGAATAATCAAGAAATTGTAGAAACCCGTGTTATTGAGTTAGCACAATCATCTGAGCAAAATCGACTGGAAGATTATGACGAACCCTTAGAACCAGTAGAAGATACAGAGGAATTAAACCCCAGTTCTAATCCTTTAAATTTTCCCACCAATGCGGAAGAGGTTAGGGTGGATGGGGTCATTCCGATTACCCTTGAACAAGCGATTCAATTAGCTCGTCAGAATAATCAAACCTTTAAAGAGGCTCGTCTGAATCTTAACCAAGCAGAAGACCAGTTACAAGAAGCTCTCGCGGCAGAGTTTCCCACCTTGAGTTTACAAACGGATTTACAACGCAGTACCTCCGCAAGTAATGAAATTCGTGCTAGTGGCGGCGGTTTCGGAGCAACTGATGGTGTTACCACTGATCTTAATGCCACCCTGCAATTAAACTATAATCTTTATACTGGCGGACAACGACCCGCACAGATTCGTCTTTCGGAATCCCAAGTTCGCACCCAAGAACTTGCCCTAGAACAAGTGGCGGAACAGTTACGATTTGATGTCACCGATGCTTATTATGGTGTGCAACAAGCAGACTCGCAAGTAGAAATTGCTCGCGCTGCGGTTTCCGATGCGGAACAAAGTTTGCGAGATGCGGAATTATTGGAAGAAGCAGGGTTAGGCACTCGTTTTGATGTGTTACAAGCGGAAGTTCAACTTGCCAATGAAGAACAAAACTTAACCCGCGCCCTCTCTCAACAACGGATTCGGCGCCGAGAATTAGTGGAAGTGTTAGGGTTGGGACAGCAAATTGAAGTAACTGCTGCTACTCCGCCTGAAGTTGCGGGAACTTGGGATTTATCTCTAGAAGAAAGTATTGTTCGCGCTTATCAAAATCGTTCCGAGTTAGAACAACAGTTAGAACAAAAGGAAATTGGAGAGGCGAATCAAAATATTGCTTTAGCAAATATTAAGCCTAATGTCAGTTTATTTACTCGCTATAACGTCCGTGACATCATTGATGATGGGAGTGGCACTGGCACGGGAACAGGGGATGGTTTAGCCATTGGAGCGCAGTTACAATGGACGTTATATGATGGCGGACAGGCAAGAGCGAGAGCCGAACAAGCAAAAGAAGATGTTGCCATTGCAGAAAATCGGTTTGATCAAATTCGTAACCAAATTCGTCGCGAGGTGGAACAAGCCTTCTACAATTTAGAGGCAAATGAGCAAAACATTGATACGGCGACAATTGCTGTGGAACAAGCGGAGGAAAGTCTGCGTTTGGCTCGTTTACGGTTTCAAGCTGGGGTAGGAACACAAACCGACGTGATCAACGCTCAAAGCGAATTAACTCGCGCCAGAGGAAATCTTCTCACGGCGATTATTGATTACAATCGCTCTTTAGCTGCCTTACAACGGGCGGTTAGCAATCTTCCCGATGGTCGTCTGTTTGATACGCCTTAG
- a CDS encoding 2Fe-2S iron-sulfur cluster-binding protein, producing the protein MANTYTVEIYHQGQTHQIDVPEDQTILETAQNQGIDLPSSCTAGVCTTCAALILEGEVDQTDGMGVSPELQEKGYALLCVAYPRSNLKIESEKEDEVYTQQFQQP; encoded by the coding sequence ATGGCAAATACCTACACCGTCGAAATTTATCACCAAGGACAAACCCACCAAATCGACGTTCCCGAAGACCAAACTATCCTCGAAACCGCTCAAAATCAAGGAATTGATCTGCCAAGTTCATGTACCGCAGGGGTTTGTACCACCTGCGCCGCCCTGATTTTAGAAGGAGAAGTGGATCAAACCGATGGGATGGGAGTCTCTCCAGAATTACAAGAAAAAGGTTATGCCTTGTTATGTGTGGCTTATCCTCGATCGAATCTCAAAATTGAATCGGAAAAAGAAGACGAAGTTTATACCCAACAGTTTCAACAACCTTAA
- a CDS encoding ParE family toxin-like protein, translating to MKSSVTKAFRKQFDQLPTSVQKQATKAYALWRSNPYHNSLQFKRVSQRQPIYAVRVSLEYRALGLLEDESIYWFWIGTHGEYDELLKRL from the coding sequence ATGAAATCAAGTGTTACTAAAGCCTTTCGGAAACAATTTGATCAACTTCCAACATCAGTTCAAAAACAAGCCACAAAAGCCTACGCACTCTGGCGTTCTAATCCCTACCACAATAGCCTTCAGTTTAAACGAGTCAGCCAGCGCCAACCAATTTACGCAGTTCGAGTGAGTTTGGAATATCGAGCGCTTGGATTATTGGAAGATGAGTCCATTTATTGGTTTTGGATTGGTACTCATGGAGAATATGACGAGTTATTGAAAAGGTTGTAA
- the thrC gene encoding threonine synthase: MGLASSSSCPSCDRALLNAQYDLRGDRFLDWKSQLLHRKGSLWRYWELLPITAWETVVTFGEGWTPLIPLPKFGRSIGLENLYFKDERQGPTATFKDRQATVAISYLKEQGINRIVLASTGNVAIAYSAYAARGGIQVYAFFPAGVASAKIKEASLYGAKVMAVEGTYDEAKAAAARFASDQGFFLDQGIKTFAGVESMKTMGFEIAEQLGWRSPDWYVQGVSGGMGPVGVAKGFKELKTLGLVDKIPALGLIQSAGCAPIANSFHRRETQVSTVASPDTSIATLATGNPGLAYNLLKQHLDRDGGDCAIVTDAEAWEMVQTLATTEGILVEPATAVTFAGVVKLAQQGMIQPQETVVINCSGREKDVHSLSF, encoded by the coding sequence ATGGGATTAGCATCAAGCAGCAGTTGTCCGAGTTGCGATCGAGCGCTGTTGAATGCTCAATATGATTTAAGGGGCGATCGGTTTCTGGATTGGAAAAGCCAATTGTTACACCGAAAAGGGAGTTTATGGCGTTATTGGGAGTTACTGCCGATTACGGCTTGGGAAACGGTGGTCACGTTTGGAGAAGGATGGACTCCTTTGATTCCTTTACCGAAATTTGGGCGCTCGATCGGGCTAGAAAACCTTTATTTCAAAGATGAACGCCAGGGGCCTACTGCAACGTTTAAGGATCGACAAGCGACGGTGGCGATTTCCTATCTCAAGGAACAAGGAATTAATCGGATTGTCCTTGCTTCTACGGGGAACGTTGCGATCGCCTATTCCGCTTATGCTGCACGGGGAGGAATACAAGTCTATGCCTTTTTCCCTGCAGGAGTGGCTTCGGCAAAAATCAAAGAAGCGAGTTTATATGGTGCAAAAGTGATGGCAGTAGAAGGCACTTATGACGAAGCAAAGGCAGCAGCCGCCCGCTTTGCCAGTGATCAGGGATTTTTTCTCGATCAAGGGATTAAAACCTTTGCAGGAGTGGAAAGCATGAAAACCATGGGCTTTGAAATTGCCGAACAGTTGGGTTGGCGTTCTCCCGATTGGTATGTACAAGGGGTGAGTGGGGGAATGGGACCTGTCGGAGTAGCGAAAGGGTTCAAGGAGTTAAAAACACTGGGTTTGGTGGATAAAATTCCCGCTTTGGGATTGATTCAATCGGCAGGTTGTGCGCCCATTGCGAATAGTTTCCATCGGAGAGAAACGCAAGTTTCTACGGTTGCGTCTCCAGACACTTCGATCGCAACGTTAGCCACAGGAAATCCAGGTTTAGCTTATAATCTCTTGAAACAACATCTGGATAGGGATGGCGGCGACTGTGCGATCGTTACCGATGCTGAGGCTTGGGAAATGGTGCAAACTTTAGCGACAACGGAAGGGATTTTAGTCGAACCCGCAACGGCGGTGACGTTTGCTGGGGTGGTTAAGTTGGCACAACAAGGGATGATTCAACCTCAAGAAACGGTGGTGATTAATTGTTCAGGGCGAGAGAAAGATGTTCATTCCCTTTCCTTTTGA
- a CDS encoding ABC transporter substrate-binding protein gives MQHRALFSFSRQGKQVFKFLSVFSLCLLLTIGCNNQQQTTPDNNSQNIIDRVRIGTTLKPRTLDPADSYELAGLGLIYNLSDRLYTYQLGTTNLEPQLATAKPTISEDGLTYTIPLREGVTFHDGTAFNAEAMVFSLTRFIENGGKPSFLLADLIANMEATAEYELTITLKQPFAAFPSLLAFPGACAVSPEAYQIGAGKFNPSGFVGTGRYQLTEFASDTIRLDPFPDYWGEQPANQGVDMQIYASNPANLFNAFRTGGIDVAYQSFDPNQIKSLRQAADEGKWQEIASSGTAVNYLMLNTQAEAVSEIEVRRAIALMMDRSLLNQRVLENQAQPIYSLIPTSFAAYQPTFKTEYGDANFAQAKQKLQQAGYSESNPVTLEIWHPSGSNIRSLVASTLSAIAQQELDGLLNIEPRTVESASFFSNISKGIYPAALIDWYPDFLDADNYIHPFLSCSKGSEETGCEEGGANTQGSFYYNEKMNQLIAQQRRSRNPEQRQEIFAEIQEILARDVPYVPLWQTIDYAFAQNNVEGVMINPSQNFPFWTIEK, from the coding sequence ATGCAACATCGCGCTTTATTTTCCTTCTCTCGACAGGGGAAACAAGTCTTTAAGTTTCTCAGTGTGTTTAGCTTGTGTCTTCTTCTCACCATCGGCTGTAACAATCAACAGCAGACAACCCCCGACAATAACTCCCAAAATATCATCGATCGAGTGAGAATCGGCACTACTTTAAAACCTCGCACCCTTGATCCTGCGGATAGCTACGAACTCGCAGGTTTAGGACTCATTTATAATCTTAGCGATCGACTCTATACTTATCAATTAGGCACAACCAACTTAGAACCACAGTTAGCCACCGCAAAGCCTACCATTAGCGAAGATGGGTTAACTTATACGATTCCCCTCCGCGAAGGAGTCACCTTTCACGATGGCACAGCGTTTAATGCCGAAGCGATGGTGTTCTCATTAACTCGATTTATTGAGAACGGCGGTAAACCCTCTTTTCTCCTTGCTGATCTCATCGCAAACATGGAAGCAACGGCGGAATATGAACTCACCATCACCTTAAAACAACCTTTTGCGGCGTTTCCATCATTACTCGCGTTTCCAGGGGCTTGTGCGGTGTCTCCTGAAGCCTATCAGATCGGCGCTGGAAAATTTAACCCCAGTGGATTTGTTGGAACGGGACGTTATCAACTCACCGAGTTTGCCAGTGATACCATACGCTTAGACCCCTTTCCCGATTATTGGGGAGAACAACCTGCAAATCAAGGGGTCGATATGCAGATTTATGCCAGCAATCCTGCTAACTTATTTAATGCCTTTCGTACAGGTGGGATAGATGTGGCTTATCAATCTTTTGATCCGAATCAGATTAAGAGTTTAAGACAAGCTGCAGACGAGGGAAAATGGCAAGAGATCGCCTCTTCGGGAACGGCGGTGAATTATTTAATGTTAAACACGCAAGCGGAAGCAGTGAGTGAAATTGAAGTGCGACGGGCGATCGCGCTAATGATGGATCGATCGTTGTTGAATCAACGAGTATTAGAAAATCAAGCGCAACCGATTTATAGTTTAATTCCGACTTCTTTTGCAGCCTATCAACCCACATTTAAAACCGAATATGGAGACGCGAATTTTGCACAAGCCAAACAAAAATTACAACAAGCTGGCTATTCGGAAAGTAATCCTGTCACCCTAGAAATCTGGCATCCTTCGGGATCAAACATTCGATCGTTAGTCGCAAGTACCCTCAGCGCGATCGCCCAACAAGAATTAGATGGTCTCCTCAACATTGAACCGCGAACCGTTGAATCAGCATCATTTTTTAGTAACATCAGTAAAGGCATTTATCCCGCCGCTTTAATTGATTGGTATCCCGACTTTTTAGACGCAGATAATTACATCCATCCCTTTTTATCTTGTAGCAAAGGAAGCGAAGAAACAGGTTGTGAAGAAGGCGGCGCAAACACTCAAGGATCGTTTTATTATAATGAAAAAATGAACCAATTAATCGCCCAACAGCGTCGATCGCGCAACCCAGAACAAAGGCAAGAAATCTTTGCCGAAATTCAAGAAATCCTCGCCAGAGATGTTCCTTATGTTCCCCTATGGCAAACGATCGACTATGCTTTTGCTCAGAATAATGTTGAAGGGGTTATGATTAATCCCAGTCAGAACTTTCCCTTTTGGACAATTGAAAAGTAA
- a CDS encoding SLC13 family permease: MSIALTLCILILALISFALEWFPVDFTALLVAILLMVFGIVTPEEGVSGFSNPATITVMAMFILSAGISRTGAIQIVGDWLLKWGGNTSQQQTFVMSGFVGSITAVINNTAVVAIFLPIIEEWCKTQKIPVSRMLMPLSFATILGGTITLIGTSTNLLASSISEQLGYGTFSLFQFTEAGIIKFGIGIIYLTFASSWLLPNRNPTNNGNSYEQSYQLKDYVSELVISPRSNLIKQTLRSSEIQRKFDIDVLEIIRDGIHFSQPLADKVLKAGDILLVRGTKEEILKIRDEKGLDILPAIKFKDDNVASQLTDNEEGIAEILILSNSRLVGSNLKDLRFRQRYNATVLAIRRGEEVLRDRLGQVPLRFGDLLLVQGPRESLSGFQTTRELLVIEQGNREGLRLEKASIAVAIVFGVIISAALDLMPILVSALVGVVLMVLTGCLKPGEIYGAIRWDVIFLLAGLIPMGIAMEKSGATTWLADKIIIVGNNFSGFWVLIFFYFVTTILTEILSNNASVILMIPIAVKVAEALTINPFAIMFTVTFAASNSFMTPIGYQTNTMVYSPGGYRFRDFTRFGAPLSLIQGIITPFLVIWLYGL, from the coding sequence ATGTCGATCGCGCTAACACTTTGTATTTTAATTCTAGCTTTAATTTCCTTTGCCTTAGAGTGGTTTCCCGTTGATTTTACGGCTCTCCTAGTTGCAATTTTACTAATGGTGTTTGGGATTGTCACCCCAGAGGAAGGGGTTTCTGGGTTTAGTAATCCTGCAACAATTACAGTGATGGCGATGTTTATTTTAAGTGCTGGAATTTCTCGCACTGGTGCGATCCAAATTGTTGGCGATTGGTTGCTGAAATGGGGAGGAAATACTAGCCAACAACAAACATTTGTGATGAGTGGATTTGTCGGTAGCATTACGGCGGTTATTAACAATACGGCGGTGGTGGCGATTTTTCTTCCCATTATTGAGGAGTGGTGTAAAACGCAGAAAATTCCTGTTTCTAGAATGTTAATGCCACTTTCTTTTGCGACAATTTTAGGGGGAACAATTACGTTAATTGGAACATCAACGAATCTGTTAGCCAGTAGTATCTCTGAACAATTAGGCTATGGAACATTTAGTTTATTTCAATTTACAGAAGCAGGAATTATTAAGTTTGGTATTGGTATTATTTACCTGACTTTTGCCTCTTCTTGGTTACTTCCGAATCGTAATCCTACGAATAATGGTAATTCCTACGAACAGAGTTATCAATTAAAAGATTATGTCAGCGAATTAGTGATTTCTCCTCGTTCTAATTTAATTAAGCAAACGCTTCGATCGAGCGAGATTCAGCGTAAATTTGATATCGACGTTTTAGAAATCATTCGTGATGGGATTCATTTCTCGCAACCCTTAGCTGATAAAGTATTAAAAGCAGGAGACATTTTATTAGTTCGCGGTACGAAAGAAGAAATCTTAAAAATTAGAGATGAAAAAGGTTTAGATATTCTGCCAGCTATTAAGTTTAAAGATGATAATGTCGCCTCGCAATTAACGGATAATGAAGAAGGAATTGCGGAGATTTTAATTCTTTCTAATTCTCGTTTAGTGGGTTCAAACCTGAAAGATTTACGCTTTCGTCAGCGTTACAATGCAACGGTTTTGGCAATTCGTCGAGGAGAAGAAGTCTTGCGCGATCGATTGGGTCAAGTGCCTCTCCGTTTTGGGGATTTATTATTAGTTCAAGGGCCGAGAGAAAGTTTATCTGGTTTTCAAACCACGCGAGAATTATTAGTAATTGAACAAGGAAATCGAGAAGGATTAAGATTAGAAAAAGCATCGATCGCTGTTGCGATCGTGTTCGGTGTTATCATCAGCGCGGCGTTAGACTTAATGCCAATTTTAGTCAGCGCTTTAGTCGGTGTCGTCTTAATGGTATTAACGGGTTGTTTGAAACCAGGAGAAATTTATGGCGCGATTCGTTGGGATGTAATTTTTTTACTGGCTGGTTTAATTCCGATGGGAATTGCCATGGAAAAATCTGGCGCGACCACTTGGTTAGCCGATAAAATTATCATTGTTGGTAACAACTTCTCAGGATTTTGGGTGTTAATTTTCTTCTATTTTGTCACTACGATCCTTACAGAAATCTTATCGAATAATGCTTCTGTTATCCTAATGATTCCCATTGCGGTTAAAGTTGCTGAAGCCTTAACGATTAATCCCTTTGCGATTATGTTTACCGTTACTTTTGCGGCTTCTAATAGTTTTATGACCCCGATCGGTTATCAAACTAATACAATGGTTTATAGTCCTGGGGGTTATCGTTTTCGAGATTTTACTCGTTTTGGCGCACCCTTAAGTTTAATTCAAGGGATTATTACTCCTTTTCTGGTGATTTGGTTATATGGTTTATGA
- a CDS encoding TIGR03279 family radical SAM protein, producing the protein MIKPARISHILPDSIGEELGFEIGDAIVAINEQHPRDLIDYQYLCAEEELTLEVLDKHGETHHIELEKDYDDNLGLEFETALFDGLIQCNNRCPFCFIDQQPPGKRESLYLKDDDYRLSFLYGSYLTLTNLTQREWDRIAQMRLSPLYVSIHATEPEIRARLLKNPRAGQILEQLEWFQNHRLQIHAQVVVCPDINDGRHLDQTLTDLAKFHQGDIPTVISAAVVPVGLTRFRPPEDELKPVTMTKAKTIIQQVQQHQKQFQQELETNFAWLADEWFLIAREELPPESHYEDYPQLGNGVGSIRQFIKEFHSIAEEMLPEAINPPRKLTWVVGNAVEIAFQPLVKQLNQVQGLTVELFPCQSNYWGQEITVTGLLTGSDLLTKLKGRNLGEGILLPSLMLKDHDTRFLDDLTLETVSEKLGIPIFPVTGIPELIETCLSDSLPKTILETISDLGLVY; encoded by the coding sequence ATGATTAAACCTGCTCGTATTTCTCACATCTTACCCGACTCAATTGGAGAAGAATTAGGCTTTGAAATCGGAGACGCGATCGTCGCGATTAATGAACAACATCCCCGTGATCTCATCGACTATCAATATTTGTGTGCCGAAGAAGAACTCACCCTCGAAGTTCTCGACAAACACGGGGAAACCCATCACATCGAACTAGAAAAAGACTATGACGACAACCTCGGCTTAGAATTTGAAACCGCCCTCTTTGATGGTTTAATCCAATGTAACAATCGCTGTCCCTTCTGTTTCATCGATCAACAACCCCCTGGTAAACGAGAAAGCCTCTACCTCAAAGACGACGACTATCGGTTGAGCTTTCTTTACGGAAGTTATCTCACCCTCACCAACCTCACCCAACGAGAATGGGATCGCATCGCCCAAATGCGCCTTTCTCCGCTTTATGTGTCCATTCACGCCACCGAACCCGAAATTAGAGCCAGACTGCTTAAAAACCCCCGTGCTGGTCAAATTCTCGAACAACTAGAATGGTTTCAAAACCATCGCCTGCAAATTCATGCTCAAGTTGTCGTTTGTCCCGACATCAACGACGGAAGACACCTCGACCAAACCCTCACCGACTTAGCAAAATTCCATCAAGGAGACATTCCCACCGTAATTTCCGCCGCCGTTGTTCCCGTTGGTTTAACCCGTTTCCGTCCCCCAGAAGACGAACTCAAACCCGTCACCATGACCAAAGCCAAAACCATTATCCAACAAGTGCAGCAGCACCAGAAACAATTTCAGCAAGAATTAGAAACAAACTTTGCTTGGTTAGCCGATGAATGGTTTTTAATCGCCCGTGAGGAACTTCCTCCCGAATCCCACTATGAAGACTATCCGCAACTCGGAAATGGGGTGGGGTCAATTCGACAATTTATCAAAGAATTTCATAGCATAGCCGAGGAAATGCTTCCCGAAGCAATTAACCCCCCGCGAAAATTAACTTGGGTTGTAGGAAACGCCGTCGAAATCGCATTTCAGCCCTTGGTGAAGCAATTAAACCAAGTCCAAGGCTTAACCGTGGAACTTTTCCCCTGTCAAAGCAACTATTGGGGACAAGAGATTACAGTAACAGGCTTGCTCACTGGCTCTGATTTATTAACTAAACTAAAAGGGAGGAACTTAGGAGAAGGAATTTTATTACCTTCCCTAATGCTTAAAGATCACGATACTCGATTTTTAGACGATTTGACCCTAGAAACCGTTAGTGAAAAATTGGGTATCCCGATCTTTCCAGTGACTGGGATTCCAGAATTGATTGAGACTTGCTTATCAGATTCTCTCCCCAAGACAATATTGGAGACAATCTCAGATTTAGGGTTGGTTTATTAA
- a CDS encoding YifB family Mg chelatase-like AAA ATPase produces the protein MLARIWSAAIIGIDAVKVGAEVDVSGGLPGIVVVGLPDTAVQESRERVKAALKNSGFAFPMRKIVINLTPADLRKEGPSFDLPISVGILAASEQVDGGLLGDYLFLGEVSLDGSLRPIAGVLPIAATAKKMGMTGIVLPADNAQEAAVVEGLAVYGFKHLSEVAQFLNQPEKHQPLQLDVKKELTTQFLSYADLKEVKGQAHARRALEIAASGGHNVILVGPPGSGKTMLAKRLPGILPPLSFSEALEVSQIYSVAGFLKNRGSLVKERPFRSPHHSASGPALVGGGSFPRPGEISLADHGILYLDELTEFRRNVLEFLRQPLEDGYVTVSRTRQSVVFPARFTLIASTNPCPCGYYGDPIQPCSCSTYVREKYWAKLSGPLMDRIDLQVTVNRLKPEEMTKQGTGEPSENVRKRVIAAREKAIERFQNEKNINQNAQMQSQQLRKYCQLDDTSRTLLENAIRKLGLSARAMDRVLKVARTIADLAQEDKIQPSHIAEAIQYRALDRA, from the coding sequence ATGTTAGCGAGAATCTGGAGTGCGGCGATCATTGGGATTGATGCGGTAAAAGTAGGGGCTGAGGTGGATGTTTCGGGAGGGCTACCAGGAATTGTTGTGGTGGGGCTTCCAGATACGGCGGTTCAAGAATCGCGAGAGAGGGTGAAAGCGGCGCTGAAAAATTCCGGGTTTGCTTTTCCTATGCGAAAAATTGTGATCAATCTCACGCCTGCGGATTTACGGAAAGAGGGCCCCAGTTTTGATTTACCGATTAGTGTGGGGATTTTAGCCGCGTCAGAACAAGTGGATGGTGGCTTATTGGGGGATTACTTGTTTTTAGGAGAAGTGTCTCTTGATGGCAGTTTACGCCCGATCGCAGGGGTATTACCGATCGCGGCGACGGCGAAAAAAATGGGAATGACAGGAATTGTCCTACCTGCAGATAACGCCCAAGAAGCTGCAGTGGTGGAAGGGTTAGCCGTGTATGGCTTTAAACATCTTTCCGAGGTGGCGCAATTTCTCAACCAACCAGAAAAACATCAACCGCTACAGCTTGATGTCAAAAAGGAATTAACCACCCAATTTCTGTCTTATGCAGACTTAAAAGAAGTGAAAGGACAAGCACACGCCCGTCGGGCGTTAGAAATTGCCGCCTCTGGGGGACACAATGTTATTTTAGTCGGTCCCCCTGGCAGTGGTAAAACCATGTTAGCGAAACGTTTACCAGGAATTTTACCCCCTCTGTCTTTTTCGGAAGCGTTGGAAGTCTCTCAAATCTATTCCGTAGCAGGTTTTTTAAAAAATCGCGGTTCACTGGTGAAAGAAAGACCATTTCGCAGCCCTCACCATTCCGCATCGGGTCCAGCGTTGGTGGGAGGAGGGAGTTTTCCGCGTCCAGGTGAAATTTCTCTAGCTGACCATGGAATTCTTTATTTGGATGAACTCACAGAATTTCGGCGGAATGTGTTAGAGTTTCTCCGACAACCGCTAGAAGATGGTTATGTGACTGTTTCTCGTACTCGTCAATCTGTGGTTTTTCCTGCCAGATTTACCTTAATTGCAAGCACGAATCCCTGTCCTTGTGGGTATTATGGCGATCCGATTCAGCCTTGTAGTTGTTCAACCTATGTCAGGGAAAAGTATTGGGCGAAATTGTCGGGTCCGTTGATGGATCGCATTGATTTACAAGTGACGGTGAATCGTCTCAAACCAGAAGAAATGACGAAACAGGGAACAGGAGAACCCTCGGAAAACGTCAGAAAAAGAGTGATTGCAGCCAGAGAAAAGGCGATCGAGCGCTTTCAAAATGAGAAAAATATTAATCAAAATGCCCAAATGCAGAGTCAACAGTTGCGGAAATATTGTCAGTTGGATGATACCAGTCGCACCTTGCTAGAAAATGCGATTCGGAAGTTAGGATTATCCGCGAGAGCGATGGATCGGGTGTTAAAAGTCGCTCGTACAATTGCAGATTTGGCACAAGAAGATAAAATTCAACCCTCTCATATTGCTGAGGCGATTCAATATCGAGCGCTCGATCGCGCTTAA
- a CDS encoding histone deacetylase family protein → MLSIIYSEDFLKHRTGRLHPERPERLKAIVDALQASFSGDELHWQQPTPYGDRNILSWVEKLHTPEYVQEVASLARKGGGRLDLDTPVSVDSYEVALLAVSAWWDGVDQALQRHQPAFVLARPPGHHAEKQRGMGFCLFSNCAIAAHYALTLPEVNRVAILDWDVHHGNGTQSLVEDSPNIAYCSLHQSPCYPGTGAATERGFYNNVLNLPILPGSTSNEYNPLFQERVIPFLKDFNPDLLLVSAGYDGTHADPLAEVSLKPDDYYFFTELCLSVTPNVVFGLEGGYDLEALARSVVATISACL, encoded by the coding sequence ATGTTATCAATTATTTATTCTGAGGACTTTCTTAAGCATCGTACAGGGCGATTACACCCAGAACGCCCAGAACGTCTAAAAGCGATCGTTGATGCGCTTCAGGCTTCATTTTCAGGGGATGAGCTACACTGGCAACAGCCCACTCCTTATGGCGATCGAAACATACTATCTTGGGTGGAAAAACTTCATACTCCCGAATATGTTCAAGAAGTGGCAAGTTTGGCGAGAAAAGGTGGGGGAAGACTTGATCTGGATACTCCAGTCTCTGTAGATAGTTATGAGGTGGCTTTACTAGCGGTGAGTGCGTGGTGGGATGGCGTGGATCAGGCTTTACAGAGGCATCAGCCAGCTTTTGTTTTGGCACGTCCCCCCGGTCATCATGCGGAAAAACAACGGGGAATGGGCTTCTGTTTGTTCTCTAATTGCGCGATCGCGGCTCACTATGCTTTAACTTTACCAGAGGTGAATCGCGTTGCGATCCTGGATTGGGATGTCCATCATGGTAACGGAACTCAATCTCTAGTAGAAGATTCTCCCAACATTGCATATTGTTCTCTTCATCAGTCTCCCTGTTATCCTGGCACTGGGGCCGCAACGGAACGCGGTTTTTATAATAATGTTCTCAATCTTCCGATATTACCTGGTAGCACGAGTAATGAGTATAATCCTTTGTTTCAAGAAAGAGTAATCCCTTTTTTAAAGGATTTTAATCCTGATTTACTGCTGGTAAGTGCGGGTTATGATGGGACTCATGCTGATCCGTTGGCAGAAGTTTCTCTAAAACCCGATGACTATTATTTCTTTACTGAGTTATGTCTCTCGGTGACTCCCAATGTGGTTTTTGGTTTGGAAGGCGGTTATGATTTGGAGGCTTTAGCTCGATCGGTTGTAGCGACGATTTCTGCTTGTTTATAA